In Desulfuromonas sp. KJ2020, a single window of DNA contains:
- a CDS encoding pitrilysin family protein has product MIEKTTLENGIRIVTENVPAVHSVTIGIWVESGSRHEHQAQGGISHFVEHLLFKGTSRRSALEIAREIDSVGGVLNAFTSREYCCFYAKVLARHLPLAIDLLADSLQSSIFDLDEIEKERRVILQEISMVEDTPDDLVHDLFSQTFWGNHPLGRPVLGSRESVKNMSRDDFLAHLEGFLVGGNILVCAAGDLNHDHVVDRIARVFGQMAAGARKQVHSHPDYRPSLSFTRRDLEQVHICLGTRALPQNHPNRFSAYILNTILGGSMSSRLFQTIREEQGLAYSIYSYLNSHSDAGALVLYTATSTENAPLVVRMMLKEMQRFKVEPVSRAELKAAKDQLKGHLLLSLESTDNRMTRLSKNEIYLGRQPSLKQVLGEFEKVTAESIQRLAHFLFQDDYLNLQLLGQIEEKQFPLLDLTLG; this is encoded by the coding sequence ATGATAGAAAAGACGACGCTTGAAAACGGGATCCGCATAGTCACCGAAAATGTACCCGCGGTCCATTCGGTGACTATCGGGATCTGGGTGGAAAGCGGTTCGCGTCACGAACACCAGGCGCAAGGCGGTATTTCGCACTTTGTCGAGCATCTGCTCTTCAAGGGAACCAGTCGCCGCAGTGCTCTTGAAATTGCCAGGGAGATTGACTCGGTTGGTGGAGTGCTTAACGCCTTCACCAGCCGGGAATACTGCTGTTTTTATGCTAAGGTTCTGGCCAGGCATCTCCCCCTGGCCATTGACCTTCTTGCCGATTCGCTCCAATCCTCTATATTTGATCTCGATGAGATTGAAAAAGAACGTCGGGTTATTCTCCAGGAAATCAGTATGGTGGAGGATACGCCAGACGATCTGGTACACGATCTCTTCAGCCAAACCTTTTGGGGGAATCACCCTCTCGGGCGGCCGGTTCTCGGCTCCCGTGAATCCGTTAAAAACATGAGCAGGGATGATTTTCTTGCTCATCTTGAAGGCTTCCTCGTTGGAGGGAACATCCTGGTCTGTGCTGCCGGCGATCTGAATCATGACCACGTCGTCGATCGCATCGCCCGAGTTTTTGGCCAGATGGCCGCAGGCGCCAGGAAGCAGGTTCATTCTCACCCAGACTATCGACCGAGTTTGAGTTTTACCCGCCGGGACCTCGAGCAGGTGCATATCTGCCTCGGCACCAGAGCCCTGCCGCAAAATCATCCCAACCGGTTCTCCGCTTACATCCTTAATACGATTCTCGGAGGCAGTATGAGCTCCCGGCTTTTCCAAACGATACGCGAAGAGCAGGGTTTGGCTTATTCCATCTATAGTTATCTCAACAGCCACTCTGATGCCGGCGCCCTGGTGCTCTATACGGCCACGTCCACGGAGAATGCCCCCCTCGTTGTTCGGATGATGCTAAAAGAGATGCAGCGCTTTAAGGTGGAACCCGTTTCCCGGGCAGAGTTGAAGGCAGCCAAGGACCAGTTGAAAGGGCATCTGCTGCTGTCCCTCGAAAGCACGGATAACCGGATGACGCGACTGTCCAAAAACGAGATATATCTTGGACGACAGCCTTCCTTGAAGCAGGTTCTCGGCGAATTCGAAAAGGTCACGGCCGAAAGTATTCAACGATTGGCGCATTTTCTTTTTCAGGACGACTATCTTAATCTTCAACTGCTTGGCCAGATTGAAGAAAAACAATTTCCTTTGCTGGATCTGACGTTGGGCTAG
- the pnp gene encoding polyribonucleotide nucleotidyltransferase: protein MAYHKVEVEFNGQPLTIETGKMARQADGATVVTYGETQVLCTAVSSRKLREGQDFFPLTVNYQEKFYAAGKIPGSFFRRERGSSERETLICRLIDRPMRPMFPKGYLFETQIMPTVISADRVNDPDTLAIVAASAAVEVSDIPFNGPIAAVRVGRVGGQFVANPTLEQMAQSDLDIVVAGSRDAVIMVEGEAEFLSEGDMLEAVFFGHNAMQPLIDLQVKLGELVGKAKREFEVPQTDEDLAAKVAELAEDKIREAFAIRTKQERYAALAEAKSQVKETLTADYEDRLDEIGEILGKIEKRVVRQMIITKKVRIDGRDMKTVRPITCEIGNLPRAHGSALFTRGETQALVAVALGTAVDEQRMDNVQGMEFKKFYLHYNFPPFCVGETSMRLFPGRREIGHGMLAERSISKILPAHTDFPYTIRIVSDILESNGSSSMASVCGGSLALMDAGVPVKEAVAGIAMGLIKEGDDVAVLSDILGDEDHLGDMDFKVTGTRNGVTALQMDIKITGVTREIMQQALQQAREGRIHILDKMAEAISSARGELSPYAPRITTIYVKPDQVRTVIGSGGKTIRSIIEATGCSIDIEDDGRINIASADGEASQRAVKMIRDLTQEAEVGKLYMGTVRKIMEFGAFVEIFPGTDGLVHISELAKERVRNVTDVLQEGDQVLVKVLAIDKQGKIKLSRKEALDQTPPVE, encoded by the coding sequence ATGGCTTATCACAAGGTAGAAGTAGAGTTTAATGGTCAACCCCTTACAATTGAAACGGGAAAGATGGCCCGGCAGGCTGATGGTGCCACGGTTGTCACCTATGGTGAAACCCAGGTGCTGTGTACCGCTGTCTCTTCGCGTAAGCTGCGTGAGGGGCAGGATTTCTTCCCCCTCACCGTCAATTATCAGGAAAAGTTTTATGCGGCAGGCAAGATTCCCGGTTCCTTCTTCCGGCGCGAGCGCGGGTCTTCTGAACGGGAAACCCTGATCTGCCGTCTGATTGACCGCCCCATGCGGCCCATGTTTCCCAAGGGCTACCTCTTTGAAACCCAGATTATGCCCACGGTGATTTCCGCCGATCGCGTCAACGATCCGGATACTCTGGCTATTGTTGCCGCTTCGGCTGCCGTCGAAGTATCGGACATCCCTTTCAATGGTCCCATCGCGGCTGTTCGCGTCGGCCGGGTAGGGGGGCAGTTCGTGGCCAACCCCACGCTTGAGCAGATGGCGCAGAGCGATCTCGATATCGTTGTGGCTGGCTCTCGTGACGCCGTCATCATGGTCGAGGGAGAGGCCGAGTTTCTTTCCGAAGGGGATATGCTCGAAGCCGTCTTTTTCGGTCACAACGCCATGCAGCCGCTGATTGATCTTCAGGTCAAGTTGGGCGAGCTGGTCGGCAAAGCCAAGCGTGAATTTGAGGTGCCACAGACCGATGAGGATCTGGCGGCTAAAGTGGCTGAGTTGGCGGAAGACAAGATTCGCGAGGCGTTTGCCATCCGCACCAAGCAGGAGCGCTATGCGGCCCTGGCCGAGGCAAAATCCCAGGTCAAGGAAACTCTGACCGCTGACTATGAGGATCGCCTTGATGAAATCGGTGAGATCCTCGGTAAGATCGAAAAGCGTGTCGTGCGCCAGATGATCATCACCAAAAAAGTACGCATCGACGGCCGCGATATGAAAACGGTGCGGCCGATTACCTGTGAGATCGGCAACCTTCCCCGCGCCCACGGCAGTGCCCTCTTCACCCGTGGCGAAACCCAGGCCCTGGTGGCCGTTGCCTTGGGGACGGCGGTGGATGAGCAGCGCATGGACAATGTGCAGGGGATGGAATTTAAGAAATTCTACCTGCACTACAACTTTCCGCCGTTCTGCGTGGGTGAGACCAGCATGCGTCTCTTTCCGGGCCGCCGCGAGATCGGTCACGGCATGCTGGCCGAGCGCTCGATCTCCAAGATTCTGCCCGCACACACCGATTTCCCGTACACTATTCGTATTGTGTCCGACATCCTTGAGTCCAACGGCTCTTCTTCCATGGCGAGCGTTTGTGGCGGTTCTCTGGCCCTTATGGACGCTGGCGTACCCGTAAAGGAAGCCGTCGCCGGTATTGCCATGGGGCTGATCAAGGAGGGCGACGATGTCGCCGTTCTCAGCGACATCCTGGGTGATGAAGACCATCTTGGCGATATGGATTTCAAGGTCACCGGTACCCGCAACGGGGTGACTGCTCTGCAGATGGATATCAAGATTACTGGCGTCACCCGGGAAATCATGCAGCAGGCGCTCCAGCAGGCTCGTGAAGGACGCATCCATATTCTGGATAAAATGGCGGAAGCCATCAGCTCGGCGCGTGGCGAACTCTCACCCTATGCCCCCAGAATCACTACCATTTATGTCAAACCGGACCAAGTGCGTACCGTTATTGGCTCGGGCGGGAAAACGATCCGCAGCATTATCGAGGCGACGGGATGCTCTATCGACATCGAAGATGATGGCCGTATCAATATCGCTTCGGCTGACGGCGAAGCCAGTCAGCGGGCCGTCAAGATGATTCGTGATCTCACGCAAGAAGCCGAAGTAGGCAAGCTCTACATGGGTACTGTGCGCAAGATTATGGAATTTGGCGCCTTTGTTGAGATATTCCCTGGGACTGACGGTCTGGTGCATATCTCCGAGCTTGCCAAAGAGCGTGTCCGCAATGTTACGGACGTGCTTCAGGAAGGAGACCAGGTCCTGGTCAAGGTTCTGGCCATCGACAAGCAGGGGAAAATCAAGCTTTCCCGCAAAGAGGCACTTGACCAGACTCCCCCTGTGGAGTAG
- the rpsO gene encoding 30S ribosomal protein S15, producing MLATERKQEIIDKFKTHEGDTGSPEVQIALLSERITYLTEHFRTHKKDHHSRRGLLKIVGQRRRLLDYLKKKDVDRYRTVIKELGIRR from the coding sequence GTGTTAGCCACGGAACGCAAGCAGGAAATCATTGACAAATTCAAGACCCACGAAGGTGATACCGGTTCCCCGGAAGTACAGATCGCCCTTCTCTCTGAGCGGATTACTTATCTGACCGAGCATTTCCGCACACACAAGAAGGACCATCACTCCCGGCGTGGACTGCTCAAAATCGTAGGGCAACGGCGTCGGCTTCTCGATTATTTGAAAAAGAAGGACGTCGACCGGTATCGCACGGTCATCAAAGAATTGGGAATCCGCAGGTAA
- the truB gene encoding tRNA pseudouridine(55) synthase TruB: MHGLLIIDKPQGLTSHDVVRRVRRLFRTKRVGHTGTLDPMATGVLPVAIGEGTKLVQFLMAGAKSYRATLKLGETTDTYDAEGTILQRRPLPPLTSDDIVRCCQKFIGDIQQTPPMFSAIKKNGIPLHQLARQGIEVEREPRNVEISRIEVLEVSLPYVTLEVDCGKGTYIRSLAHDLGEELGTGAHLTALRRTRNGFFDEADAVPLDRLESMPVTDIPLLSPLEAMKGFALLPVSIDAARALKFGIPPALEAIEGPCSIAEGDTAGLIYDGRLLAVVQFAPGRQKERRGDFELLRVMIPGDGDD, translated from the coding sequence ATGCATGGTCTTCTGATTATTGACAAGCCCCAGGGCCTGACCTCCCATGACGTGGTCCGGCGAGTTCGGCGACTTTTTCGCACGAAGCGGGTCGGCCATACTGGCACCCTTGATCCCATGGCTACCGGTGTGTTGCCCGTCGCCATCGGCGAAGGGACTAAACTCGTTCAGTTTCTCATGGCCGGTGCAAAAAGTTATCGCGCCACGCTTAAACTGGGGGAAACAACCGATACCTACGATGCCGAAGGGACGATTCTGCAGCGCCGGCCCCTGCCTCCCCTTACTTCGGACGACATTGTTCGCTGTTGCCAGAAGTTTATCGGTGACATTCAGCAGACTCCTCCTATGTTCTCGGCCATCAAAAAGAACGGCATCCCTCTTCATCAACTGGCCCGACAAGGGATCGAGGTGGAGCGGGAGCCGAGAAATGTCGAGATTTCACGGATTGAAGTGTTGGAGGTAAGCCTGCCTTATGTTACCCTCGAGGTCGATTGCGGAAAAGGCACCTATATCCGATCTCTGGCTCATGATCTCGGCGAGGAACTCGGCACGGGGGCTCATCTGACGGCCTTGCGTCGTACGCGCAACGGGTTTTTTGATGAAGCGGACGCCGTTCCTCTCGATCGGTTGGAGAGCATGCCCGTCACTGACATCCCGCTGCTTTCTCCGCTTGAAGCCATGAAAGGGTTTGCCCTGCTGCCGGTCTCCATCGATGCCGCCCGCGCCCTGAAGTTCGGTATTCCTCCTGCACTGGAGGCCATTGAAGGGCCATGCTCGATCGCCGAGGGAGATACCGCAGGTCTTATTTACGATGGACGTCTTTTGGCCGTAGTTCAATTCGCCCCGGGAAGACAAAAGGAGCGCCGGGGGGATTTCGAGTTGCTGCGGGTGATGATTCCGGGAGATGGGGATGATTAA
- a CDS encoding bifunctional oligoribonuclease/PAP phosphatase NrnA, protein MITKISRIIEENKRFLVASHESPDGDAMASTLALTNALLEMGKEVVAYNRDTVPTDFTFLPGAERIVQHLDGLEPFDVGFVLDAGELRRAGSHLKECCTTLVNIDHHPFSENFGSVYFVDEAASATGALIYRILKGMEHPISSPVALCIYTAILADTGSFRYSNADPEAFSIAAEMVATGVSPWDVASGLYESQDEKRLRLLGSVLNTLTVSCCGRYASVTATLDMMATTKTGPEYTDGFINYPRSIRGVEVALFFREVSPDHYKVGFRSKGRVDVGALARELGGGGHHNASGATVQGAIEDVRLSVFTRLDSLLV, encoded by the coding sequence ATGATCACGAAAATCAGCAGGATAATTGAAGAAAACAAACGTTTCCTGGTCGCCTCCCACGAAAGTCCCGACGGGGATGCGATGGCTTCGACCCTGGCTCTGACCAACGCCCTTCTTGAAATGGGCAAAGAGGTGGTCGCTTATAATCGCGACACTGTCCCTACCGATTTCACCTTCCTGCCTGGCGCTGAAAGGATTGTCCAGCATCTGGACGGCCTTGAACCTTTTGACGTCGGGTTTGTGCTGGATGCCGGTGAACTGCGCCGAGCCGGGTCTCACCTGAAAGAGTGCTGTACTACCCTGGTCAATATCGATCATCACCCTTTTTCCGAAAATTTCGGCTCGGTGTATTTTGTCGATGAAGCGGCCAGTGCCACTGGCGCCCTGATTTACCGCATTCTCAAAGGGATGGAACATCCCATTTCCTCGCCGGTCGCTCTCTGTATTTATACCGCCATCCTGGCCGACACGGGTTCCTTTCGTTATTCCAATGCCGATCCGGAAGCTTTTTCCATTGCGGCTGAAATGGTCGCGACCGGAGTTTCTCCCTGGGATGTCGCTTCCGGCCTGTATGAAAGCCAGGACGAAAAGAGACTTCGCCTGCTCGGTTCGGTACTGAATACCCTGACGGTTTCTTGCTGCGGACGCTATGCTTCGGTAACGGCAACCCTGGACATGATGGCCACTACGAAAACCGGTCCGGAATATACTGACGGTTTCATTAATTATCCACGCTCCATTCGGGGTGTCGAAGTCGCTCTTTTCTTCCGCGAAGTTTCTCCGGACCATTACAAGGTGGGATTTCGCTCCAAGGGGAGAGTCGATGTCGGCGCCCTGGCCAGGGAACTGGGGGGCGGGGGGCACCATAATGCCTCCGGCGCCACGGTGCAGGGAGCTATTGAGGACGTTCGCCTGAGTGTTTTTACCCGCCTGGACTCTCTCCTCGTTTGA
- a CDS encoding ribosome-binding factor A: MDSKRTQRVGEEIQKEISSLLLNGLKDPRIGFVTITNVDVTADLQIAKVYFTVLGDEAARKNSEKGLNSSIPFIRRELGKRLRLRHVPDIVLKYDTSLEYGNRIETLLKDIHSESADDHENQQDN, encoded by the coding sequence GTGGATTCGAAACGCACACAACGAGTTGGAGAGGAAATCCAAAAAGAAATCTCTTCACTCCTGCTCAACGGACTTAAAGATCCTCGCATCGGCTTTGTCACGATTACCAACGTCGATGTCACAGCGGATCTCCAGATTGCCAAGGTCTATTTTACGGTGCTGGGCGACGAAGCGGCCCGCAAGAATTCGGAAAAAGGCTTAAACAGCTCTATCCCCTTTATTCGCCGTGAACTTGGCAAACGTTTGCGTCTGCGTCACGTGCCCGACATCGTTCTCAAGTACGATACCAGCCTGGAATATGGCAATCGCATCGAGACCCTGTTGAAAGACATTCACTCCGAAAGCGCCGATGATCACGAAAATCAGCAGGATAATTGA
- a CDS encoding DUF503 domain-containing protein: MVVGIMRLDLHLHAPQNLKEKRSVVKRIIGRCRERFPVSAAEVGSQDLWQRAEVGFCMVATSEADIQTVFSHIEDEIERLALADVLDQDTEFLHYS; encoded by the coding sequence ATGGTTGTCGGCATTATGAGGCTCGATCTTCATTTGCATGCCCCACAGAATCTCAAGGAAAAGCGCAGTGTAGTCAAACGGATTATCGGCCGCTGCCGCGAGAGATTCCCGGTGTCCGCAGCCGAGGTGGGCAGTCAGGACCTTTGGCAGCGGGCCGAGGTGGGGTTCTGCATGGTCGCGACCAGCGAGGCTGATATCCAGACCGTGTTCAGTCACATCGAAGACGAAATTGAGCGTCTGGCCTTGGCCGATGTGCTCGACCAGGACACGGAATTCTTGCACTACTCATAA
- the infB gene encoding translation initiation factor IF-2, producing MGKTRVYELAQKLGLENKDLLERLQEAGIDAKTHMSVLEEDDVRKFEAASTPAVEKIEEERITPGIIRRRRKEVPPAATATGAEEPSSPEKAEEAAALPEEKITKAPDETPVSVAKADEPIVPAKGKAADKKGEETPVKAATAEKVVTETAVEEPAPKAAAPAPKAAPEITAKVEEEPGKTPPAAPSAKEETPAEEKPVSAPKATKPTASRAKILGRVELPRQAPPQQQGRRAETPAAHRGEGGAPRRPEAGAGAPDRGAPRREAGAPTKRRGDMGAGRPSAPTLPPPSLGEPFAGKEVRGGKKKKKGKGADYSESQGDGLRRKGRREIFEPDHADRTRRGRKAAKPVKRTEITVSKAIKRIIKISDVITVGELAKRMGIKANDLIRELMRQGTMVTINHPLDFDTAAILASEFNYEVENVAFDEETVLEHAGIKEGEKEKPEDLKSRPPVVTIMGHVDHGKTSLLDAIRATNVTEGEAGGITQHIGAYDVELDGRKISFLDTPGHEAFTAMRARGAKVTDIVILVVAADDGVMPQTKEAINHSKAAEVPIIVAINKMDKPDANPDRVKQELTEFGLVPESWGGETIFVEVSAKQRLNIDQLLEMILLQAEVMDLKANPDKHAKGAIVEARLDKGRGPVATVLVQEGTLRIGDPIVSGVHFGRVRTMTDDRGGRVTEAGPSVPVEVTGLSGVPDAGDTFHAVDDEKTAKDVAQHRQQKLREAELAKTSKISLEQLYARIQQGDVKELKVIIKGDVQGSVEAVKDSLLKLSTDACRLLVIHTGVGGITESDVTLATASDAIVLGFNVRPEAKATSLAEAEGVDIRLYNIIYDAVADIRDAMEGLLAPTFREKHLGRAEVRETFSISKVGTIAGCYVVDGKILRSSQVRLVRDSVVVWEGKLSSLKRFKDDVKEVATGYECGISLENYNDIKVGDFIEAFEMEAIKTTL from the coding sequence ATGGGAAAGACAAGGGTATACGAACTGGCACAGAAACTCGGGCTCGAAAACAAAGATCTTCTGGAACGCCTTCAGGAAGCGGGGATTGACGCAAAAACCCACATGAGCGTTCTCGAGGAAGATGACGTCCGCAAGTTTGAGGCGGCCTCCACTCCTGCTGTCGAAAAGATCGAAGAAGAGAGGATCACGCCGGGGATTATTCGGCGTCGTCGCAAGGAGGTTCCTCCCGCGGCCACAGCGACTGGCGCTGAAGAGCCATCATCCCCTGAAAAGGCTGAGGAAGCTGCTGCTCTCCCTGAGGAGAAGATCACCAAAGCCCCCGACGAGACTCCGGTGAGTGTGGCGAAGGCGGATGAGCCGATTGTGCCTGCAAAGGGCAAAGCCGCTGATAAAAAGGGTGAGGAAACACCAGTGAAGGCGGCGACTGCCGAAAAGGTTGTGACTGAAACTGCCGTTGAGGAACCTGCACCCAAAGCAGCCGCTCCGGCACCAAAAGCTGCACCTGAAATAACCGCCAAGGTAGAGGAAGAGCCTGGCAAGACTCCCCCTGCCGCGCCTTCTGCCAAGGAAGAAACCCCTGCTGAAGAAAAACCCGTTTCTGCTCCCAAGGCCACCAAGCCGACGGCTTCCCGGGCTAAGATTCTTGGGCGTGTCGAACTGCCGAGACAGGCTCCGCCGCAACAGCAAGGGCGGCGCGCTGAGACGCCCGCTGCCCATCGTGGCGAAGGCGGTGCTCCCAGACGTCCTGAGGCTGGCGCTGGTGCTCCTGACCGGGGAGCTCCGCGCCGTGAAGCCGGTGCGCCGACCAAACGGCGCGGAGACATGGGTGCCGGCCGTCCTTCTGCACCCACGTTGCCGCCACCTTCCCTGGGTGAGCCCTTTGCCGGTAAAGAAGTGCGCGGCGGCAAAAAGAAGAAGAAGGGAAAAGGGGCCGATTACAGTGAATCTCAGGGGGATGGACTGCGCCGTAAGGGGCGTCGCGAAATCTTCGAGCCCGATCACGCTGATCGGACTCGTAGGGGGCGCAAAGCGGCGAAGCCGGTCAAAAGGACTGAAATTACCGTATCCAAGGCCATCAAACGGATCATCAAGATCAGCGATGTCATCACTGTCGGCGAACTCGCCAAGCGCATGGGAATCAAGGCGAACGACCTTATCCGTGAATTGATGCGCCAGGGGACGATGGTGACGATCAATCATCCTCTCGATTTTGATACGGCTGCCATTCTCGCCTCCGAATTCAATTACGAAGTCGAGAACGTCGCTTTTGATGAAGAGACCGTTCTTGAGCATGCCGGGATCAAGGAAGGCGAAAAAGAGAAGCCTGAAGATCTTAAAAGCCGTCCCCCCGTGGTGACGATCATGGGTCACGTCGATCATGGTAAAACCAGTCTTCTTGACGCCATCCGGGCGACCAACGTAACGGAAGGCGAGGCTGGCGGCATTACCCAGCATATCGGCGCTTACGATGTTGAGCTTGACGGCCGGAAAATCAGTTTCCTCGACACCCCCGGCCACGAAGCCTTTACGGCCATGCGTGCCCGTGGGGCCAAGGTAACGGATATCGTTATCCTCGTCGTTGCTGCCGATGACGGCGTCATGCCACAGACCAAGGAAGCGATCAATCACTCCAAGGCGGCTGAGGTTCCCATTATTGTCGCCATCAACAAGATGGATAAGCCGGACGCTAACCCGGATCGCGTCAAGCAGGAACTCACCGAGTTCGGCCTTGTCCCGGAAAGCTGGGGTGGAGAGACGATCTTTGTGGAGGTCAGCGCCAAGCAGCGTCTTAACATCGATCAACTGCTGGAGATGATCCTTCTGCAGGCTGAGGTGATGGATCTCAAAGCGAATCCTGACAAACACGCTAAAGGAGCCATTGTCGAAGCCCGTCTCGACAAAGGCCGGGGGCCTGTGGCGACGGTGCTCGTTCAGGAGGGAACCCTGCGCATTGGTGATCCCATTGTCAGCGGTGTTCATTTCGGCCGAGTGAGAACCATGACCGACGACCGCGGTGGCCGCGTTACTGAAGCCGGGCCTTCTGTACCTGTCGAGGTTACCGGGCTTTCCGGCGTTCCCGATGCCGGCGATACGTTCCATGCCGTCGATGACGAAAAGACCGCCAAGGATGTTGCCCAGCATCGCCAGCAGAAGCTTCGAGAGGCGGAACTCGCCAAAACGAGCAAGATTTCTCTGGAGCAGCTGTATGCCCGAATCCAGCAGGGGGATGTCAAGGAACTCAAAGTCATTATCAAGGGTGACGTTCAGGGCTCCGTTGAGGCGGTCAAGGACTCTCTTCTCAAGCTGTCCACGGATGCCTGCCGTCTGCTCGTCATTCACACCGGCGTAGGCGGCATCACCGAAAGCGATGTCACTTTGGCCACCGCGTCAGACGCCATCGTGCTTGGATTCAATGTGCGTCCCGAAGCCAAGGCGACCTCGTTGGCCGAAGCGGAAGGGGTCGATATCCGCCTTTACAATATTATTTATGACGCTGTCGCCGATATTCGTGACGCCATGGAAGGTCTGCTGGCGCCGACCTTCCGCGAAAAGCATCTGGGGCGCGCCGAGGTCAGAGAGACATTTTCCATCTCCAAGGTCGGCACCATTGCCGGCTGCTATGTGGTGGACGGCAAGATTCTTCGGTCCTCCCAGGTTCGTCTCGTTCGCGACAGTGTTGTTGTCTGGGAAGGCAAGCTGAGCTCCCTGAAGCGTTTCAAAGACGATGTCAAAGAGGTGGCCACGGGCTATGAATGCGGCATTAGTCTTGAGAATTACAATGATATCAAGGTCGGGGACTTCATAGAGGCCTTCGAGATGGAAGCTATCAAGACCACCCTTTAA
- a CDS encoding DUF448 domain-containing protein, which translates to MAASSHKTERTCLGCRETFDPQQLVRYVVSPQGEVLVDYRKRLPGRGAYTCLNRQCIADAVKKRQFSRAFRGKAEDVSAEALTESLVTEIGSRILSLVGMARKSGCLVSGSNLVLTALSSPDSFRSVILAADISDGIGDKIRSKAGHLGVPCFTFSDKEELGHLLGKEERSVVGIKPGGLANSIIEELSRYKHIAGEF; encoded by the coding sequence TTGGCTGCCAGCAGTCACAAAACCGAGAGGACGTGCCTCGGTTGTCGCGAAACCTTTGACCCGCAGCAACTGGTACGGTACGTTGTAAGTCCTCAAGGCGAGGTTCTGGTGGACTACCGGAAGAGGCTGCCCGGCAGAGGAGCCTATACCTGTCTGAATCGACAGTGTATTGCGGACGCGGTGAAAAAACGCCAATTTAGTCGCGCTTTTCGAGGTAAGGCGGAAGATGTTTCCGCTGAGGCGCTGACGGAATCGTTGGTGACCGAAATCGGAAGCCGCATTCTTTCTCTGGTTGGAATGGCTCGTAAGTCAGGTTGTTTGGTGTCCGGCAGCAATTTGGTTCTGACGGCACTGTCATCACCTGATTCCTTTCGATCCGTTATCCTCGCTGCCGATATTTCTGATGGGATTGGGGATAAGATCAGAAGCAAGGCCGGTCATCTTGGGGTTCCCTGCTTCACCTTCTCTGACAAGGAAGAATTGGGGCATCTGCTCGGCAAGGAAGAACGGAGCGTGGTCGGGATCAAACCCGGAGGGCTGGCAAACTCGATTATTGAGGAACTATCACGATATAAGCACATCGCAGGGGAGTTTTGA